From the genome of Fusobacterium varium, one region includes:
- the yohK gene encoding Inner membrane protein yohK, with protein sequence MVEVLTNNPFFGVIISLVAFEIGKLIFKKTKMALFNPLLIGTIIVILFLNFFKIPVNNYMQGGNFIVFFLAPATVVLAIPLFRQIELLKKNFVPIMGGGIVGSIVAIVSVVVLGKLMGIDQKLLLSFMPKSITTPIGIELSTLLGGIPSITVFAIVITGITGNVSAPYILSIFRIKHPVAKGIGIGISSHAVGTSRAIEMGEVEGAMSALSIVIAGILTIVIAPLVRVFV encoded by the coding sequence ATGGTAGAAGTATTGACTAATAATCCATTTTTTGGAGTAATAATAAGTCTTGTAGCTTTTGAAATAGGAAAATTAATATTTAAAAAAACGAAAATGGCATTGTTCAATCCCCTTTTGATTGGAACTATTATAGTTATACTTTTTCTTAACTTTTTTAAGATACCTGTCAATAACTATATGCAGGGAGGAAATTTTATAGTTTTCTTTTTAGCACCTGCAACAGTTGTATTGGCTATTCCTCTTTTCAGACAGATAGAGCTTTTAAAAAAGAATTTTGTTCCAATAATGGGAGGAGGTATAGTAGGTTCAATTGTTGCTATTGTTTCTGTAGTAGTATTGGGAAAATTGATGGGAATAGATCAGAAGCTTTTGCTTTCATTTATGCCTAAATCTATTACAACACCAATAGGAATAGAACTTTCTACACTGCTTGGAGGTATTCCTTCAATAACAGTTTTTGCAATAGTAATAACAGGAATTACAGGAAATGTTTCTGCTCCTTATATACTTTCTATATTTAGAATAAAACACCCAGTGGCAAAAGGAATAGGTATAGGAATATCAAGTCATGCTGTGGGAACAAGCAGGGCAATAGAGATGGGAGAAGTGGAAGGAGCTATGAGTGCTCTGTCAATAGTTATAGCAGGAATACTTACAATAGTTATAGCACCTCTTGTAAGGGTATTTGTTTAA
- the lrgA gene encoding Antiholin-like protein LrgA: protein MIQEFLIIFIINYIGIILTEVFNLPIPGTINGMLLLFALLYFKVLKLEKIERAGDFLLLNMTIFFMPPSVKLIESLYLLKTGLLKIIFLLIFTTLLTMVVTGITVQYLIERRERKHGRSID from the coding sequence ATGATACAAGAATTTTTAATTATTTTTATAATTAATTATATTGGGATTATTCTTACAGAAGTGTTTAATTTGCCAATTCCAGGAACGATTAATGGAATGCTCTTACTTTTTGCACTGCTTTATTTTAAAGTGCTGAAGCTGGAGAAGATAGAAAGAGCAGGAGATTTTTTGCTGCTGAATATGACAATATTTTTTATGCCTCCTTCTGTAAAATTGATTGAATCATTATATTTATTAAAAACAGGGTTGCTAAAAATAATATTTTTACTTATTTTTACGACTTTATTAACAATGGTAGTAACAGGAATAACTGTTCAATATCTCATAGAGAGAAGGGAGAGAAAACATGGTAGAAGTATTGACTAA
- the lysS gene encoding Lysine--tRNA ligase, producing MERYFDRVAKENLVMEKWKKVEELKELGVKPFGSKFDKKYMVGDILTHTPEENLKYKTAGRIMAYRGKGKTLFAHIEDRTGRIQLYLRKDELGDEVFEMVNKIGVGDIVGVEGELFVTHTGELTLRVTSIQLLSKNIRPLPEKFHGLTDVETRYRKRYVDLIMNKDVRDTFIKRTQIIKGIREILDNKGFLEVETPLMHPILGGAAAKPFITHHNALNVDLYMRIAPELYLKRLIVGGLEKVYELGRNFRNEGMSTRHNPEFTMIELYQAYADFNDMMDLAEEIITTLAKKVLGTTTVEYNGKTLVLENFKRIHMVDFVKEVTGVDFWDQNMTFEEAKALAKQHHVEVADHMNSVGHVVNQFFEEKCEEKIVQPTFVYGHPVEISPLAKRNEEDPRFTDRFELFIDAREYANAFSELQDPADQRGRFEDQVEEAERGNDEATPVIDDDFVEALEYGLPPTGGMGIGIDRLIMLLTQSDSIRDVLLFPQMKPRD from the coding sequence ATGGAAAGATATTTTGACAGAGTGGCTAAAGAAAATTTAGTCATGGAAAAATGGAAAAAAGTAGAAGAATTAAAAGAGCTAGGAGTAAAACCTTTTGGAAGTAAGTTTGACAAAAAGTACATGGTAGGGGATATATTAACTCATACTCCTGAAGAAAATTTAAAGTATAAAACAGCTGGAAGAATAATGGCTTATAGAGGAAAGGGGAAAACTCTATTTGCTCATATAGAAGACCGTACTGGAAGAATTCAGCTATACCTAAGAAAAGATGAATTAGGTGACGAAGTTTTTGAAATGGTAAATAAAATTGGAGTAGGAGATATTGTAGGAGTAGAAGGAGAATTATTTGTAACTCATACAGGAGAATTAACTTTGAGAGTTACTTCTATTCAACTATTATCTAAAAATATCAGACCTTTACCAGAGAAATTTCATGGTCTGACAGATGTTGAAACTAGATATAGAAAAAGATATGTAGACCTTATTATGAATAAAGATGTAAGAGATACATTTATAAAAAGAACTCAAATAATAAAAGGAATCAGAGAAATACTTGATAATAAAGGATTTTTGGAAGTTGAAACTCCATTAATGCACCCAATTCTAGGAGGAGCAGCTGCAAAACCATTTATTACTCACCACAATGCACTAAATGTTGATTTATATATGAGAATAGCTCCTGAGCTTTACTTAAAAAGATTGATAGTTGGAGGATTGGAAAAAGTATATGAATTAGGAAGAAACTTTAGAAATGAAGGAATGTCAACAAGACATAATCCTGAATTTACAATGATTGAATTGTACCAAGCTTATGCTGATTTTAATGATATGATGGATTTAGCAGAAGAAATAATCACAACTCTTGCTAAAAAAGTACTAGGAACTACAACTGTTGAGTACAATGGAAAAACTCTAGTTCTTGAAAATTTCAAAAGAATACACATGGTAGACTTTGTAAAAGAAGTTACAGGAGTGGACTTCTGGGATCAAAATATGACTTTTGAAGAAGCTAAAGCTCTTGCAAAACAGCATCATGTAGAAGTTGCAGATCATATGAATAGTGTTGGACATGTTGTTAATCAATTCTTTGAAGAAAAATGTGAAGAAAAAATTGTTCAACCTACATTTGTATATGGACACCCAGTAGAAATTTCTCCATTAGCTAAAAGAAATGAAGAAGACCCTAGATTTACAGATAGATTTGAGTTGTTTATAGATGCAAGAGAATATGCAAATGCATTCTCTGAGCTACAGGATCCAGCTGACCAAAGAGGAAGATTTGAGGATCAAGTGGAAGAAGCTGAAAGAGGAAATGATGAGGCTACTCCTGTAATAGATGATGATTTCGTAGAAGCTTTAGAATATGGATTACCACCTACAGGAGGAATGGGAATCGGTATTGACAGACTTATCATGCTTCTTACTCAGTCTGATTCTATAAGAGATGTATTGTTATTCCCACAAATGAAGCCAAGAGATTAA
- the bdhA_2 gene encoding NADH-dependent butanol dehydrogenase A has translation MENFTFYNPAKIIFGKGTENQVGKEMKKLGSRVLLVYGGGTIKRIGLYDTVVKSLNAENISFVELGGVQPNPRLKLVKEGIKLCREHKLDAILAVGGGSTIDTAKGIAAGVNYDGDVWDFYERKAGPDEALPIGVVLTIPAAGSESSMGSVITKEEGLLKRSCGNVSMIPKFAIMNPEFTFSLPSYQTACGASDILAHLMERYFTQVEHVDFTDRLIEATMKTVIDYAPLAIKEPENYDVRAEIMWAGTIAHNSLLNTGRLGDWGSHQIEHEISAIYDIAHGAGLSIVFPAWMKYVCHENMDRFVQFAVRVFDVNMTLTDKELVVKQGIQKLEEFYYSLGLPVYLHEVDIPDDRLKEMAEKCCRKGPQGNFKKLYENDVFEILKLAK, from the coding sequence ATGGAAAATTTTACTTTTTACAACCCAGCAAAAATTATTTTTGGAAAAGGAACTGAAAATCAAGTGGGGAAAGAAATGAAGAAATTAGGGAGTCGTGTACTTTTAGTATATGGGGGAGGAACTATTAAGAGAATAGGACTATATGATACTGTTGTGAAGTCCTTAAATGCCGAAAATATCTCTTTTGTAGAATTAGGAGGAGTACAGCCTAACCCGAGATTAAAATTAGTAAAAGAGGGTATTAAACTATGTAGAGAACATAAATTAGATGCGATACTGGCTGTAGGTGGAGGAAGTACAATTGATACTGCCAAAGGAATAGCAGCTGGAGTGAATTATGATGGAGATGTATGGGATTTTTATGAAAGAAAGGCTGGACCTGATGAAGCACTTCCAATTGGAGTAGTATTGACTATACCAGCAGCAGGAAGCGAATCAAGTATGGGAAGCGTTATCACAAAGGAAGAAGGACTTTTAAAACGTTCATGTGGAAATGTTTCAATGATTCCTAAGTTTGCAATAATGAATCCTGAATTTACATTCTCTCTTCCAAGTTATCAAACTGCCTGTGGAGCTTCAGATATATTAGCTCATCTTATGGAGCGTTATTTTACTCAAGTAGAACATGTAGATTTTACAGACAGATTAATAGAAGCAACTATGAAAACAGTTATAGATTATGCTCCTCTTGCGATTAAAGAACCAGAAAATTATGATGTACGTGCTGAAATTATGTGGGCTGGAACAATAGCTCATAACAGTCTTTTAAATACAGGGCGTCTTGGAGATTGGGGTTCTCATCAAATAGAGCATGAAATCAGTGCTATATATGACATAGCTCATGGTGCAGGACTTTCAATTGTGTTTCCTGCATGGATGAAATATGTGTGTCATGAGAATATGGATAGATTTGTACAATTTGCAGTTCGTGTATTTGATGTGAACATGACTCTTACAGATAAAGAGCTTGTAGTAAAACAAGGTATTCAAAAACTTGAAGAATTTTACTATAGTTTAGGGCTTCCTGTATATTTGCATGAAGTTGATATTCCCGATGATAGATTAAAAGAGATGGCAGAAAAATGTTGTAGAAAAGGACCACAAGGAAATTTCAAAAAATTGTATGAAAATGATGTGTTTGAAATATTAAAATTGGCAAAATAA
- the adhR gene encoding HTH-type transcriptional regulator AdhR yields MSLSIKKVAEETGLTEYTLRYYEKEELLGSIRRDEAGRRVYDEKDMEIINTITCLKNTGMPIKEIRKFVKYTTMGDSTLEERRKMVLKQKKMVEEKIEELKKELNKISKKLDYYEAACKVGSSKNVKKKFYPENCDI; encoded by the coding sequence ATGAGTCTTAGTATAAAAAAAGTAGCAGAAGAAACTGGTCTTACAGAATATACTTTAAGATATTATGAAAAAGAGGAGCTTCTGGGATCCATTAGAAGAGATGAAGCTGGAAGAAGAGTATATGATGAAAAGGATATGGAGATAATAAATACTATTACCTGTTTGAAAAATACAGGAATGCCGATTAAAGAAATAAGAAAATTTGTAAAATATACAACAATGGGAGATTCTACCCTCGAAGAGAGAAGAAAAATGGTATTGAAGCAGAAAAAAATGGTGGAGGAAAAAATAGAGGAGCTAAAAAAAGAATTAAATAAAATCAGTAAAAAATTAGATTATTATGAAGCTGCCTGCAAAGTAGGAAGTTCTAAAAATGTGAAGAAAAAGTTTTATCCAGAAAACTGTGACATATAG